In the genome of Terriglobia bacterium, the window TCGGTGACCTGCATCCAGGTGTCCATCATGTACACGCGGTCCACGACCTTGGGATCGGGGAAGATCTCCTGGTAGTATTGGGCCGCGCCCGACACCGTGGCCGACATCTTCTCCCAGCTCCCGCCGGCGTCCGTGGACCGGTAGAATCCACCAGCCTTGTTCGCCGCCTCGATCGTGGCGTACACCGTGTCGGGGCTCGCGGGCGAGATCGCGAGGCCGATCCGGCCCATCTCCTCCTTGGGGAGTCCGTTTTCCAGCTTCTTCCAGGTGGCGCCGGCGTCGGTCGTCTTCCAGATCGCCGACTCGGGGCCGCCGTCGATCAACCCCCAGACGTGGCGGCGCCGCTGGTAGGACGCCGCATAGAGGACCGCGGAATCCCGCGGATCCATGACCACGTCGGTCACCCCGGTGTTCTCGCTGATCTCGAGCACTTTCTTCCAGGCCTTCCCGTTGTCCGTCGTCTTGTAGAGTCCCCGGTCGCCGCCTCCCGCCCAGAGGGGGCCTTGCGCGGCGACGTAGACGACACCGGTGTTCCGGGGATCCAGCAGGATCTTCCCGACATGCTCCGAGGCCTTGAGGCCGACGTTGTCCCACGATACGCCGCCATCCGTCGAGCGATAGACTCCATCGCCGTAGCCGACGCTCCTCTGGCTGTTGTTCTCGCCCGTGCCGACCCAGACGATCAGAGGGTTCCTCGGATCCAAGGCTACGCATCCGATGGAATACGAGCCCTGCCCGTCGAAGATCGGGGTCCAGGTGGTGCCGGCGTTCGTCGATTTCCACACGCCGCCGGAGGCGACGGCCAGATACCACGTGCTGCGACGGGTCGGGTGGATCGCGATATCGTCCACGCGGCCCGACATCAGCGCCGGCCCGATTCCGCGGAGAACGAGCCCGGCGAACGTCTCGGGCTTCATGCGCGTGGCGGGTTTCACGGAATCGTCCTTCGCGGGGGGAGCCTTGGCGACGGCCGCGGCGAGCGACAGGACGACGACGACTCCTAGGGACAACGCGACGGCACGCTTCATGGGGACCTCTCTGGCCGGCGATCGGCCGGCGTCGGAGAGAGGTTACCCTCTCGGTGACGCAAATTGAAGGAGGACCCGCCGGACTCCGTATCGCGCCCGCCGGGGGGTGTGGCATGATCCCCGGCGTGCTCAGCCAGCCATGGCAGCTCTCCTTCATCCTCCTCGCGGCGTTCGCGGCGGGGATGGTGAACTCCGTGGCGGGGGGTGGAACGCTCCTCTCGTTCCCCACGCTGGTTTGGGCAGGGCGGGATCCGCTGCTGGCGAACGCCACCAACACGATCGCCCTCTGGCCCGGCTCCCTGGGAGGCCTCTGGGGCTACCGGCGGGAGGTCACGGGAAGCGGGCGGTTCGCCGCGGCGCTGCTCGGACCTTCCGTCCTGGGTGGAATCCTCGGCGCGGTGCTGCTGCTCCGCACCCCTTCGAGGACGTTCGCCGGGCTTGTGCCGTGGCTCATCCTCCTGGCCACGGCGCTCCTGGCCCTCCAGGAGCCGGCCTCCCGCCTCGTGGTGCGCCTCGGTGCCGATCGCCGGAGCCCCGCCTGGTGGGCCGGCGCGGTGGCGTTCCAGTTCCTCGTCGGGGTGTACGGCGGGTACTTCGGCGCGGGGATCGGCATCCTCATGCTGGCCGCGCTGGGCCTTCTGGGTCTCACCGACATTCACCAGATGAACGGTCTCAAGAACTTCCTGGCGTTCTCGATCAACGCGACCGCGGCCGTCTACTTCGTCGCCTCCGGAGCGGTGCTGTGGAGCGACGGGCTCCCCATGGCGGCTTCCGCGGTCTGCGGCGGGGTCGCCGGCGCGGCGATCGCGCGCAAGGTCGGGCGCCGAGCGGTGCGGCGCGTCGTGGTGACGATCGGACTCCTCATGGCGATCTCCCTCTTCCTGCGCGGGATCTGACGGGCGTCGCAGGCGCGGAGCGGCGGATGGAGCATTACGACGTCCTGATCCTCGGAGGCGGACCGGCGGGCGAGCGGGCGGCGATCGGCGCGGCGCGCATCGGCAAGAAGGTCGCGCTGATCGAGCGCGAGAACGTCGTCGGGGGAACCTGCATCAACTGGGGGACGATTCCGAGCAAGACGCTGCGCGAGAGCGCCCTGTTCGTGCTCTCCCTCACCCGGAACAAGGTCGAGGGAATCCGGACGGAAATCGCCGACCGCATCACGGTCCAGGACTTCATGTTCCGGGAGCGACGCGTGGTCCAGCGCGAGCTCGAGCTGGTCAACAGGACGCTGGACAGGTACAAGGTCGAGGTCTTCGAGGGACACGGCCGCCTCGTCGACGAGCACACCGTGTCGGTCTCCGGTCCCGACGGGAAGGAGAACCGCCGATTCTCCGGCGACGTGATCGTGATCGCCACCGGGTCGCTGCCCAGCCGTCCCGAGATCGTTCCCTTCGATCACGAGACCGTCTTCGACAGCAACACGATCCTCCAGCTCCCTCGAATGCCGGCGACGATGCTGGTCCTGGGAGCGGGAGTGATCGGCGTCGAGTACGCGTCGATCTTCGCGGCTCTCGGCGTGCGCATCGTCCTCGTCGACACGCGGGACCAGCTCCTACCGTATCTCGACCGGGAGATCGCCGGGATCCTCGAGCGCGAGCTCGTGAAGCTCGGCGTCGAGATCCTGCGGGGGGACGCCTGCGAGCGGATCGAGCGCGTCGGCTCCGAGCCGCCGCGGGTCCGCTGCCGGACCCGGTCGGGCCGCGTCCTCGAGGTCGACGCGATGCTCTACGCCGTCGGCCGCGACGGGAACACCCGGGACCTCGGGCTCGAGGGCGTCGGCATCCGCCCCAACGCGCGCGGCCTCCTGGAGGTCAACGAGTGGTACCAGACGGTCCACCCGCACATCTTCGCCGTCGGGGACGTCATCGGGTACCCTGCCCTCGCCAGCACCTCGATGGAGCAGGGCCGTCAGGCGATCCGGCACGCCTACGATGTTCGGGGGCCTCGGGGCCGGACGACGATCCTGCCGTTCGCGCTCTACTCCATCCCCGAGGTGAGCTACATCGGCGAGACCGAGGCGGGGCTCCTCGAGAAGTCCGTGGACTTCGTCGTGGGCCGCGGCCGCTACGAGTACAACCCCCGCGGACAGATCATGGGCGACACCGAGGGTCTCCTGAAGCTCCTGTTCGAGACGGACTCGGGACGCCTCGTCGGAGCGCACATGATCGGCCACGGCGCGAGCGAACTCGTTCACATCGGCCAGGCGTTCCTGAACGCCGACGCCGACGCCACCACCATCGCCGAGACCCTCTTCAACTACCCGACGCTCTCGGACCTCTACCGTCACGCGGCGCTCGAGGCGCTCGCGGAGCGCCGGCGCAGGCTGGCGCGCTGATCCCGTTCTACTTCGTCGACGGCGGCTTCGTCCTCTCCGACGCTTCGCGCCGGGAAGGCTGCTTCATCACGAATCCGGCGGGCGGCTCGAAGACGTCCGGCGGAGCGGTGGAGGCGCGCACCGACGTGATCTCCGTGCTCATCCCGAAGATCCTCGTCCGGCCCGAGGGGGTCGACTCGTCGGTGGGCGGCGCCTCGCGTGCGTCCCTCTCCATCTTGCCGCCGCGCATTCCCTTGGACCCGTCTCCCATCGCCGAGCGGCCGCCTGCTCTTCCCGATCGCCCGCCCCGCTCGGACCCGCCCACCCTGTCGCAGGATCCGTCCTTCTCCACGATCACGTGAGAGCGGACGGGAAACCCCTTCGCCTTCCTCAGCTCCTTGTAAACCGCCTCGAATCCCTGGCCGAGCTGCGGCATCGCCCCCTGCGACGCCCGAGCCGCCGCCTGCATCTGGACGAGGTCGATCCCGATCGCCGCCGCCATCTTCTCGTTGAACTCTCGGAGCTCCCGGAGCCGGGGGGTCAGAGGCGTGGTCCAGGTGTCCAGGGTGTAGACGTTCGTGCAGGCCTGCTGCGTCTTCTCGTTGTGGCACACCTGGGTGCCGACGACGACCGATTCCTCGCTCGGGAAGCCGTTCACGTCCCCCTTCTGGCCGGTCGGCTTCGACTCGACTCGTACGGGGTCGCATGTCAGCGGGGGCTCGCGGCGCCGCGGAACCTGCGGCCGCTCCGGCTCGCCGGCCTCCCGAGGCGGGACCTCCATCCCCTTCGAGGACTCGAACGGGATGACCGTGTAGGCCTTGTCGCGCATGTCGATCCGGTAGGTGAGTCGGCGGTCGATCCGTGTGATGCTCGTGCTCGTCATCCCTTCCTCGCCGCCGGATCGCCTCATCATTCTCCCGGTGAACCGGGTCGCGGTCTCCTGCCGCATCTTCTCTCCCGAGACGACGAGGGTGGTCGTACCCTCGCTCGCCATGCGGCCCCGCTCGCCGAACCCCTCGAACACCGTCTTCTCGCTGACGGTCACGTCCGCTCGAGCCGTGCCCGCGATGAGGCTGCTCGCCAGGATCAGGACCGCTCCGGCCGCCAGGATCACGGCGCCACATCGGGTGCTCGTCATCGCTCGTCTCCTCGAGCCGCTCGTGCCCCGGCGCGCTTCGCCCGGGTTCGATGTCGGGCGCGCAGAGCCTAGGACCGAGGGCCGGACACGTCAAGCTCAAGGGAACTTCCGCGTCGCGGTCCTGTCCAACCCCGGCAGCCCGGTGCGCGGGCGACAAGGAGTGAAGCCATGACGAACTCGACGACGAATTGCCGCCGCTCCAGGGGGGCGATGCACCTGCCGGTGCTCGCGGCCCTTCTCCTTTCGGCGTTCCCGGGAGGAACCGCGTGGGCGCTCGACACCGGCTCCTATTCCATGGAGGTCCTGGTCGACGGCCGTCTCCTCACGGAATACGCCGCTCGCGGCACCACCTACGTCGAGGCCTCGAAGGGTCGCGAGTTCGCGGTCCGCCTGCGCAATCGGACCGGCGAGAGGATCGCGATCGGCCTCTCGGTGGACGGCCTGAACTCCATCGACGCGCGGACCACGACGGCACGGGATGCGCGGAAGTGGATCCTCGCCCCGTACGAGACCGTGACGATCTCCGGCTGGCAGACCGGCCCCCGCACCGCCAGACGGTTCTTCTTCACCACGGAGGAGCGGTCGTACGGCGCGTGGCTCGGGAGGACGGGGAACCTCGGCGTCATCGCCGCGGCGGTGTTTCGCGAGAAACGCCCCGAGCCTCCTCCCTGGTCCGGCATCACGAGCCCGCCCTACGGGCGGGTCGATCCGCAGGACGCGGAGAGCGGGCGCCTTGCCGGCTGCGCCGAGGGAGAGGCGCGACGCGGATCGGCGGATTCGGCCGCCTCCGAGCCCGGTCGCGCGCAGCCGCCGTCACGCTCCAAGACGGTCGAGAGACCGGTGGTTTCGGACGAGCTCGCGGCGACCGGGATCGGCCGGGAGACGCCTCACCCGGTCGTCGGGGTCGAGTTCGAGGCCGACGAGTCGCCCTGCGCGGTGCTTGAGGTCCGATACGAGTATCGCGACACGCTGTCCCGCCTCGGGGTTCTGCCGCGGCAGTCGCCGGACGACGAGCCGCTGAGCCGGCGGGAGCGGGCCCGCGGCTTCCGGGAGCCGGGATTCGCCCCCGATCCGTACCGCTGATGTCGATGACGGTCAACGAGAAACGGGCGCCGCGTGGCGCCCGTTCGCTCGTCCGTTCCGGCCGACGCCCGGCGACCTACTTCGCGGTCTCGGGCTTGGCGGTTTCGAGCTTCGCGGCGCCGGGCTTCGCGGACGCGGGCTTCGCGGCGGCGGGAGTCCCGCTGTCGGGCTTCATGATCTCGAGCAGCTCGACCTCGAACACGAGGGTCGCGCCGGGCTTGATCCCCGGGTTCCCGGTGTCGCCGTAGGCGATGTCCGATTGGCACACGAGCTTGCTCTTGCCGCCGACCTTCATGAGCTGCACGCCCTCGGTCCAGCAGCGAATCATCTGACTCAGACTCAACTCCGCAGGTCCGCCGTGCTTGTCGGAGCTGTCGAATACGGTTCCGTCGATGAAGGCCCCCGAGTAGTTGACCTTCACCTTGTCGGTCGCCTTCGGGCTGTCGCCTGTGCCCGGCTTGAGCTCGAAATAGATGAGGCCCGAGGCCTTCTTCACGGCCCCCGTCTCCGCCGCGGCCTTCTCCGCGTAGGCCTGTCCCGCCTTCTTCTCGCCGGCGGCGATCCGCGACATGGCCATCTCGTTGAGCTTCTGACGGAAGGCCTGGAGATCGACCCTCTTCTCGTGACCGAGGATGCCGTCGATCAAGCCGGCCTTCACGTACTCCAGCTCGGCGGCCGTCAGGCTGAACGGCGCCGCCTGATTGCTCAGCCAGATGCCGAGCGCGTAAAGGGCCTTCTGCTCGTCGGTGTCGAGCGCGGGTACCCCGGCCGCCGTGGAAGCCGGGGTCTGGGCCCAGGCCGGCGCGGCCAAGAGGAGGACAACGGCGAGGGAGGTGGCGATGAGCTTCATGAATCGTGCTCCTTGAGGGGCGAATCTCCGGACCCGATTTCGGGGCGCCCGGCTTGGGGCGGAGGTCCGCGGCCAGCCCGGTACTATAGCAGAAGAGGGGGACCTCGGGCGGGGGCCGCAGCCGCCTCGTTCCTGTATCTTATGACGGCCCGCACGGAGGGAGATCCATGTCCTGCACGCTCAGGCCGTCGACGTCGAAACCCGTCTCCGCCGGGAGCAGCTGGCCGCTCGGGGCCACCGTCCGCGACGGCGGCGTCAACTTCGCCCTGTACTCGCGAAACGCGGAGGAAGTCTTCCTCCTGTTGTTCGACCGCCCTGACGGCGAGCCGTCGGACGTGATCCGGCTCGAGGAGCGGACCCGTTTCATCTGGCACGCGTTCGTCGAGAGGGTCCGGCCGGGACAGCTGTACGGCTATCGCGTCCGCGGGCCGTGGGACCCGCCGCGGGGTCTCCGGTTCAACGAGCACAAGCTCCTGCTCGACCCTTACGCCAAGGCTCTCACCGGCAAACCCCGGAACCAGGAGAACCTGCTGCTGGCCTACGACCTCGCCGCCCCCGAACCGGACCTCGTGATGGACCGCCGCGACAGCGCCTCCTCGCTCCCGAAGTGCGTCGTGGTCGACGACGCCTTCGATTGGCAGGATGACGCTCCGCCCGGTCTCCCGCTCGAGTCGCTGATCCTCTACGAGGTCCACGTCAAGGGCTTCACGGCCCACCCTTCCTCGGGGGTCGATCGCCCCGGGACCTACCTGGGATTCGCGGAGAAGATCCCGTACCTGAAGAAGCTGGGGATCAGCGCCGTGGAACTCCTGCCGGTGCACGAGCACTACGTGGAGGACTTCCTCCGCGATCGCGGCCTGGCGAACTTCTGGGGGTACAACACGGTCACGTTCTTCGCGGCCGAGTCCACGTACGGCTCCCGCACGGCGCCGGGATGCGAGGTGCGCGAGTTCAAGACCATGGTCCGGGAGCTGCACCGCGCCGGGATCGAAGTGATCCTCGACGTGGTCTACAACCACACCGCCGAGGGGAACGAGAAGGGCCCCACGCTGTCGCTCCGCGGGATCGACAACCCGTCGTACTACTGCCTGACGGGCCCCCCGGAGGCGCCCGGCCGGCTCTACCAGAACTACACCGGCTGCGGGAATTGCCTCAACCTCGCGAGCCCGCCGGCGATTCGCCTCGTGATGGACTCCCTCCGCTACTGGGTGGAGACGATGCACGTGGACGGATTCCGGTTCGACCTCGCGTCGGTTCTCGGCCGGGAGGACGGTCGTTTTCGAACCGGCTCGTCGTTTTTCGACGCCGTGTCCCAGGACCCGGTGCTCGCCAGGGTCAAGCTGATCGCCGAGCCCTGGGACCTCGGGACCTACCAGGCGGGGAATTTTCCGGTGGACTGGTCCGAGTGGAACGGACGATTCCGTGACACGGTGCGGAAGTTCCTGAAGGGGGACGCCGGCCAGCTCCGCGACCTCGGCTGGCGGATCACGGGCTCCGCGGACCTCTACGGGGACGACGGGCGCTCCGCGTACAACAGCATCAACTTCGTCACTTGCCACGACGGGTTCACGCTGCGCGACCTGGTCTCCTACGATGGCAAGCACAACGAGGCGAACCTCGAGTCGAACCGCGACGGGA includes:
- a CDS encoding sulfite exporter TauE/SafE family protein, with translation MIPGVLSQPWQLSFILLAAFAAGMVNSVAGGGTLLSFPTLVWAGRDPLLANATNTIALWPGSLGGLWGYRREVTGSGRFAAALLGPSVLGGILGAVLLLRTPSRTFAGLVPWLILLATALLALQEPASRLVVRLGADRRSPAWWAGAVAFQFLVGVYGGYFGAGIGILMLAALGLLGLTDIHQMNGLKNFLAFSINATAAVYFVASGAVLWSDGLPMAASAVCGGVAGAAIARKVGRRAVRRVVVTIGLLMAISLFLRGI
- the sthA gene encoding Si-specific NAD(P)(+) transhydrogenase, with amino-acid sequence MEHYDVLILGGGPAGERAAIGAARIGKKVALIERENVVGGTCINWGTIPSKTLRESALFVLSLTRNKVEGIRTEIADRITVQDFMFRERRVVQRELELVNRTLDRYKVEVFEGHGRLVDEHTVSVSGPDGKENRRFSGDVIVIATGSLPSRPEIVPFDHETVFDSNTILQLPRMPATMLVLGAGVIGVEYASIFAALGVRIVLVDTRDQLLPYLDREIAGILERELVKLGVEILRGDACERIERVGSEPPRVRCRTRSGRVLEVDAMLYAVGRDGNTRDLGLEGVGIRPNARGLLEVNEWYQTVHPHIFAVGDVIGYPALASTSMEQGRQAIRHAYDVRGPRGRTTILPFALYSIPEVSYIGETEAGLLEKSVDFVVGRGRYEYNPRGQIMGDTEGLLKLLFETDSGRLVGAHMIGHGASELVHIGQAFLNADADATTIAETLFNYPTLSDLYRHAALEALAERRRRLAR
- a CDS encoding FKBP-type peptidyl-prolyl cis-trans isomerase, which codes for MKLIATSLAVVLLLAAPAWAQTPASTAAGVPALDTDEQKALYALGIWLSNQAAPFSLTAAELEYVKAGLIDGILGHEKRVDLQAFRQKLNEMAMSRIAAGEKKAGQAYAEKAAAETGAVKKASGLIYFELKPGTGDSPKATDKVKVNYSGAFIDGTVFDSSDKHGGPAELSLSQMIRCWTEGVQLMKVGGKSKLVCQSDIAYGDTGNPGIKPGATLVFEVELLEIMKPDSGTPAAAKPASAKPGAAKLETAKPETAK
- the glgX gene encoding glycogen debranching protein GlgX, yielding MSCTLRPSTSKPVSAGSSWPLGATVRDGGVNFALYSRNAEEVFLLLFDRPDGEPSDVIRLEERTRFIWHAFVERVRPGQLYGYRVRGPWDPPRGLRFNEHKLLLDPYAKALTGKPRNQENLLLAYDLAAPEPDLVMDRRDSASSLPKCVVVDDAFDWQDDAPPGLPLESLILYEVHVKGFTAHPSSGVDRPGTYLGFAEKIPYLKKLGISAVELLPVHEHYVEDFLRDRGLANFWGYNTVTFFAAESTYGSRTAPGCEVREFKTMVRELHRAGIEVILDVVYNHTAEGNEKGPTLSLRGIDNPSYYCLTGPPEAPGRLYQNYTGCGNCLNLASPPAIRLVMDSLRYWVETMHVDGFRFDLASVLGREDGRFRTGSSFFDAVSQDPVLARVKLIAEPWDLGTYQAGNFPVDWSEWNGRFRDTVRKFLKGDAGQLRDLGWRITGSADLYGDDGRSAYNSINFVTCHDGFTLRDLVSYDGKHNEANLESNRDGTDDNNSWNCGVEGETDDPDVRRLRRRMAKNLMCGLLFSCGTPMLLGGDEFLRTQRGNNNAYCQDNELSWLDWRDAAKNADFLEFARKAIAFTRRYPVLQRRKFLLGRDLDADGLPDIDWLGCDGGAPAWGDPERRTIGYRLASGRRDDRPGEELLCFLLNADWRLRFLRLPEAGNGRRWHRVVDTSLAPPEDFIEEARAVPLDPEDHYLVNPRTTVVLLAR